A genome region from Panicum virgatum strain AP13 chromosome 4K, P.virgatum_v5, whole genome shotgun sequence includes the following:
- the LOC120703386 gene encoding phosphatidylinositol 4-kinase gamma 5-like, translating to MSRNLESPVQTQMAVSVLDRALSTEYPTLSISESKVGRWKRLFVQTDTGCVLAVQLDRGDNVHTVKRKLQVALNFPTEESSLTLGDRVLKNDLSTIRNDSPLLLTKTFMHRSSSTPCMSPTGKDLQQQRDWGCPIELLVCPSRCSRTRQLVKDVARAIRKGVDPVPVNSGLGGAYYFRNSKGENAAIVKPNDEEPFAPNNPKGFIGKSLGQPGLKRSVRVGETGFREVAAYLLDHDNSANVPPTVLVKISHPVFHMNEGVDCSNKNVADGGTKVVSKIASFQQYIPHDFDASDYGTSSFPVSAVHRIGILDIRIFNTDRHAGNLLVRKQTGAGTFGNQTELIPIDHGLSLPECLEDPYFEWIHWPQASVPFSEDELEYIANLDPVKDADMLRMELPMIREACLRVLILSTIFLKEATAFGLCLAEIGEMMSREFTGMEDLPSDLEFVCMEAKRLATEQEDRSTEHDSGDENLTQFELDGEDHEMPKEPSTHQFEFKRGNSRNQLCRLDEADEEEEEEDGIEEVESDAGKLACPKPVNKWLANISKLSTSLKGVSLTDKTQRQLSSGPKIVNSVKTSKSSSNDHGSQLCNWGSANDMLPASVSFIKLADMGSETWGLFLEKFQELLPEAFHSRKSVTAQRAKARLGTSCQF from the coding sequence ATGTCTCGCAACTTGGAGAGCCCAGTGCAGACCCAGATGGCAGTTTCAGTCTTGGACCGAGCACTTAGCACTGAGTATCCTACCCTAAGTATAAGTGAGTCGAAGGTTGGTAGATGGAAACGGCTCTTTGTCCAAACTGACACTGGTTGTGTCCTGGCTGTTCAACTGGATCGCGGTGACAATGTGCACACGGTCAAGAGAAAGCTGCAGGTAGCCCTCAATTTTCCCACCGAGGAGAGTTCTCTGACATTAGGTGATCGTGTCCTAAAAAATGATCTCAGCACCATCAGAAATGACTCCCCATTGCTTCTCACCAAGACATTCATGCATCGAAGCTCCTCCACACCATGCATGTCTCCTACAGGCAAGGATCTCCAACAACAAAGAGATTGGGGTTGTCCAATTGAACTGTTAGTATGCCCAAGCCGCTGCTCTCGAACAAGGCAGCTTGTGAAGGATGTTGCTCGGGCTATAAGAAAAGGTGTGGATCCAGTACCCGTCAATAGTGGGCTTGGTGGTGCCTACTATTTCAGGAACAGCAAAGGTGAGAATGCTGCAATTGTGAAGCCAAATGACGAGGAACCATTTGCACCCAACAACCCAAAAGGTTTTATAGGAAAATCTCTTGGGCAGCCAGGCCTCAAAAGATCAGTTCGAGTTGGTGAGACTGGTTTCAGAGAGGTTGCTGCCTACCTTCTGGACCATGATAACTCTGCTAATGTCCCTCCAACAGTTCTTGTTAAAATTTCTCATCCTGTGTTTCATATGAATGAAGGCGTGGACTGTTCTAACAAGAATGTTGCTGATGGTGGTACTAAAGTTGTTAGCAAGATTGCATCATTTCAGCAGTATATTCCTCATGATTTTGATGCCAGTGATTATGGCACCTCAAGCTTTCCCGTTTCCGCTGTCCATAGGATTGGTATTCTCGATATCAGGATCTTCAACACTGATAGACATGCTGGAAATCTTCTGGTAAGGAAGCAGACTGGAGCAGGAACATTTGGGAATCAGACTGAGCTTATTCCTATTGATCATGGTCTCAGCCTTCCGGAGTGTTTGGAGGATCCTTATTTTGAATGGATCCACTGGCCTCAGGCATCAGTACCATTCTCTGAGGATGAGCTCGAGTACATAGCAAATCTTGATCCAGTGAAAGATGCCGACATGCTGCGTATGGAGTTGCCTATGATCCGTGAAGCATGCCTGCGAGTACTTATACTCTCAACCATATTTCTGAAAGAAGCCACGGCATTTGGTCTGTGCCTTGCAGAGATTGGGGAGATGATGAGCAGGGAATTTACTGGCATGGAAGACCTGCCAAGTGACCTAGAGTTTGTCTGCATGGAGGCAAAGAGGCTAGCAACAGAACAAGAAGACAGGTCAACAGAACATGACTCTGGTGACGAGAATTTAACTCAATTTGAATTGGATGGTGAAGATCATGAAATGCCAAAAGAACCATCCACCCATCAGTTTGAGTTTAAGCGGGGAAACTCCAGAAACCAACTCTGTAGATTGGATGAGGCtgatgaagaagaggaagaggaagatggCATTGAGGAGGTAGAAAGCGATGCAGGAAAGTTAGCATGCCCTAAGCCTGTCAATAAGTGGCTTGCTAACATTTCGAAGCTGTCGACCTCACTGAAGGGTGTCAGTCTAACAGACAAAACCCAGCGTCAACTGTCTTCTGGTCCTAAGATTGTGAATTCTGTGAAAACTTCTAAGAGCAGCAGCAACGACCATGGCTCTCAACTTTGTAACTGGGGGAGTGCAAATGATATGCTCCCGGCAAGTGTGAGCTTCATCAAACTGGCTGACATGGGATCTGAGACGTGGGGGTTGTTCCTTGAGAAGTTCCAGGAGCTGCTGCCTGAGGCATTCCATTCACGCAAGAGCGTGACAGCACAAAGGGCAAAGGCGAGACTTGGCACTTCTTGCCAGTTTTGA
- the LOC120703388 gene encoding uncharacterized protein LOC120703388, with translation MAALAGGGSPPLPPPAPSSKGKAKMDGEAEAKGAGKMCGICYVDGARAIRGELDCCAHYFCFVCIMAWGRVESRCPFCKARFRTIRRPPVPGRFPDERIVSVPERNQAYRPQGNGSATAGRDPYADTICTVCNGSRDDELLLLCELCDSAAHTYCAGLGTVVPEGDWFCKDCATVREEQLRWLAENEGRDSQGEFEISIDVPRAEPVAPPSVSDVVDDEHDPDRTDVWSARLPTDDPVPSVYDIVGDDFATSAGIFRMPARNAEDFPSQCTLSAGSQCPGLTKGRDNGLGAYHARIRLEVERARTLRNSRNLDKRIRELRDNWAALRDGSMGFALRVPNGRRKDMNGSVSVATEQRHPVPGTVSYRNGGPATSVQLPPLSPEETSTSLGHSKKVLHKDACDARKAWKRLEMAKTSGGKKISSNPASLSCSPPFSLGNRSTSYSPIDTVLGHKNHNHPNKVSQKKTANCGQGTKMESTPPAKYTGECRSLSEDSRSRIQERMISFQNRINQDSLNGEVASSIQDQHFDQSLASSCSTGILEKSKSLHPLKCSSSSGQSPPTSSLQLGPSAGSQYAMMINPEDPPAVSAVTTNEIGSAATTEVRTSSRADRHERKRKHSSEKCNAEGSKRSRSACKIAKSEISSLAVRELKLLKIDKMHGSETFKEVARTATHTVLAACGFEHSPSQSLALSRPICKHSPKVKQLKSSEITDSCRECLLLSVKEAITLALSGRHMDQTNASC, from the exons atggccgcgctcgccggcggcggctccccgcccctcccgccgccggcgccgtcgtcgaaGGGCAAGGCCAAgatggacggcgaggcggaggcgaagGGCGCGGGGAAGATGTGCGGCATCTGCTACGTCGACGGCGCGCGGGCcatccgcggcgagctcgactGCTGCGCCCACTACTTCTGCTTCGTCTGCATCATGGCCTGGGGCCGCGTCGAGTCCCGCTGCCCCTTCTGCAAGGCCCGCTTCCGCACCATCCGCCGCCCGCCCGTCCCGGGGCGGTTCCCCGACGAGCGCATCGTCTCCGTCCCCGAGCGCAACCAG GCATACCGTCCTCAGGGCAACGGGAGCGCCACGGCGGGCCGGGATCCGTACGCGGACACCATCTGCACCGTGTGCAACGGCTCCAGGGacgacgagctgctgctgctctgcgaGCTCTGCGACTCGGCCGCGCACACCTACTGCGCCGGGCTGGGGACCGTCGTGCCGGAGGGGGACTGGTTCTGCAAGGATTGCGCCACGGTCAGGGAGGAGCAGTTGAGGTGGCTGGCTGAGAATGAGGGCCGGGACAGCCAGGGTGAGTTTGAGATCAGCATCGATGTTCCCAGAGCTGAGCCAGTTGCACCTCCTTCTGTTTCTGATGTTGTGGATGATGAGCATGATCCAGATAGGACAGATGTGTGGAGCGCTAGGCTTCCCACAGATGACCCGGTTCCTTCGGTTTATGACATTGTGGGTGACGATTTCGCCACCAGTGCCGGGATCTTTAGGATGCCTGCAAGGAATGCTGAGGATTTTCCATCACAGTGCACTTTGTCAGCAGGATCTCAGTGTCCTGGATTGACCAAGGGACGAGATAATGGTCTCGGGGCATATCATGCCCGCATTCGCCTTGAAGTTGAGAGAGCTAGAACACTGCGTAACTCTCGCAACCTTGATAAGCGCATAAGGGAGCTGCGGGACAACTGGGCTGCTCTGCGTGATGGTTCTATGGGTTTTGCTCTGCGTGTGCCTAACGGAAGAAGGAAAGATATGAATGGTTCTGTTTCTGTTGCTACCGAGCAGCGTCACCCAGTGCCTGGAACTGTCAGCTACAGAAATGGCGGTCCTGCTACTTCTGTTCAGCTGCCACCGCTTTCCCCTGAGGAAACTAGTACCTCACTGGGACATAGTAAAAAAGTCTTGCACAAGGATGCTTGTGATGCCCGTAAGGCATGGAAAAGGTTGGAGATGGCAAAAACTTCTGGTGGGAAGAAGATATCTAGCAACCCTGCCTCCCTTAGCTGCAGCCCCCCATTTTCTTTGGGGAATAGATCAACTTCTTACAGTCCGATTGATACAGTCTTGGGACACAAGAACCATAACCATCCTAATAAGGTGTCTCAAAAAAAGACCGCAAACTGTGGTCAGGGTACAAAAATGGAAAGTACACCGCCAGCAAAATACACAGGAGAATGCCGTAGCTTGTCTGAGGACAGTCGTTCGCGGATTCAAGAAAGGATGATTTCTTTTCAGAATCGAATAAATCAGGATAGTCTCAATGGTGAAGTTGCCTCATCAATTCAAGATCAACATTTTGATCAATCATTAGCATCTTCGTGTAGTACAGGCATATTAGAGAAATCCAAATCGCTGCATCCACTAAAGTGCAGTTCATCATCCGGTCAGTCCCCTCCGACTTCATCACTACAGTTGGGACCTAGTGCTGGGAGCCAGTATGCTATGATGATAAATCCTGAGGATCCCCCAGCTGTTAGTGCTGTGACAACCAATGAAATAGGTAGTGCTGCAACCACTGAAGTTAGAACAAGTTCTAGAGCAGACCGTCATGAGCGCAAGAGGAAACACAGTTCTGAAAAATGCAATGCTGAAGGATCCAAAAGGTCCAGGTCAGCCTGTAAAATTGCAAAAAGTGAGATTTCTTCGTTGGCTGTTCGTGAGCTGAAACTACTTAAGATAGACAAAATGCACG GCTCTGAAACATTCAAAGAAGTTGCTCGGACAGCAACACATACCGTCTTGGCTGCCTGCGGATTTGAGCACTCGCCATCGCAATCCCTTGCACTCTCAAGACCGATTTGCAAACATAGCCCCAAAGTCAAACAGCTGAAGTCATCAGAGATAACCGATTCTTGCAGAGAATGCTTGCTTCTCTCTGTGAAAGAAGCCATCACTTTAGCCTTGTCAGGTAGGCATATGGATCAAACCAATGCCTCCTGTTAG
- the LOC120703387 gene encoding calcium/calmodulin-regulated receptor-like kinase 2, with amino-acid sequence MVDRTRAALIGVTAGVAAAVLAAACVLLAIWLHRRRASVAARTRSVESPSATLRADGDRCASLDSSVSVSVVSESVADWGHPPPAKRAAFWAWRGGAGHNGREPPPLTVSGIPKYHYKDLQKATSNFTTILGQGSFGPVYKAVMATGEVVAVKVLASDSRQGEREFQTEVALLSRLHHRNLVNLVGYCVEKGQRILIYEYMSNGSLARLLYGDNKRSLSWQERLQIAHDISHGIEYLHEGAVPPVIHRDLKSDNILLDHSMRAKVADFGLSKEEVYDGRKSGLKGTYGYMDPDYMSTNKLTKKSDVYSFGIILFELITAINPQQGLMDYINLAAIGGEGRVDWDEILDKDLLVGSIPEEVRMLADVAYRCVNKSPRKRPWISDVTQAISRLRQRQLTKHDALTLPRSETRTILRRIEYQHVELSDLTSMKELTPIRA; translated from the exons ATGGTCGATCGAACGAGGGCCGCGCTCATCGGGGTCACCGCCGGCGTCGCGGCTGCGGTGCTTGCGGCGGCGTGCGTGCTCCTCGCCATCTGGCTGCACCGCCGGCGGGCCAGCGTCGCCGCCCGGACGCGGTCCGTGGAGTCGCCCTCAGCGACGCTGCGGGCCGACGGCGACCGCTGCGCCAGCCTCGACTCCAGCGTCTCCGTCTCGGTGGTCTCCGAGAGCGTCGCCGACTGgggccacccgccgccggcaaagcgCGCCGCGTTCTGGGCCTGgagaggcggcgccggccataATGgcagggagccgccgccgctgaccgTTTCCGGGATCCCAAAATACCACTACAA GGATCTGCAGAAGGCTACCAGCAACTTTACCACAATTCTGGGGCAAGGATCGTTCGGTCCTGTGTACAAGGCTGTAATGGCCACTGGTGAAGTGGTAGCTGTAAAAGTGCTCGCGAGTGATTCAAGGCAAGGGGAAAGAGAGTTCCAGACTGAG GTAGCTTTGCTTAGCAGGCTGCATCATAGAAACCTTGTTAATTTGGTTGGGTATTGCGTGGAAAAAGGTCAGCGCATTCTGATTTACGAGTACATGAGCAATGGGAGTTTGGCAAGACTTTTGTACG GCGACAATAAACGGAGTTTGAGCTGGCAAGAAAGGCTGCAAATTGCCCATGATATCTCTCATGGGATCGAGTATCTGCATGAAGGG GCTGTTCCACCTGTTATTCACAGAGATCTAAAGTCTGATAATATACTTTTGGACCATTCAATGAGGGCCAAG GTTgcagactttggtttatcaaaGGAGGAAGTATATGATGGAAGAAAGTCGGGCCTCAAGGGCACCTATGGATATATGGATCCTGACTACATGTCCACAAATAAGTTAACAAAGAAGAGCGACGTGTATAGTTTTGGTATTATACTTTTTGAACTGATAACAGCCATAAATCCACAGCAAGGTCTAATGGACTACATTAATCTG GCAGCAAttggaggggagggaagggttGATTGGGATGAGATACTTGACAAGGACCTCCTAGTAGGGAGCATCCCTGAAGAGGTCAGGATGCTTGCTGATGTTGCCTACCGATGCGTTAACAAGAGTCCGAGGAAGCGCCCCTGGATATCAGATGTCACGCAGGCCATCTCAAGGCTCAGGCAGCGCCAGCTGACAAAGCATGATGCTCTGACTTTGCCTAGGAGCGAGACTAGAaccatcctgaggaggatagAGTACCAGCATGTCGAGCTGAGTGACCTTACCAGCATGAAAGAACTGACGCCCATAAGGGCATGA